One window of the Paenibacillus beijingensis genome contains the following:
- a CDS encoding spore coat protein, with translation MYQQASMQTPLPDQDWAYTVLADLKRVVREYATAATESVNPSVRKMFTDLLNSTLQMQGELFQTMNQNNMYKASSPALRQEIQKQVSSCQQSQQNTQQFLHQRLSGTQGMQMGQPQPGRQSGQQPHQQFGQQAGPQPQLQPQPQSQLQPQSQLQPQSQLQLQSQLQPQSQPQLQPGQHYISKPVVFPHLPTFVPQPMPPSNGQQSPNYM, from the coding sequence ATGTACCAACAAGCGAGCATGCAGACGCCGCTGCCGGATCAAGACTGGGCCTATACGGTGCTCGCCGATCTGAAGCGGGTGGTACGCGAATATGCGACCGCCGCTACGGAGTCCGTTAATCCCTCTGTCCGCAAAATGTTTACGGATTTGCTGAACAGCACGCTGCAAATGCAAGGCGAGCTGTTTCAGACGATGAACCAGAACAATATGTACAAAGCCTCTTCGCCGGCGCTGCGCCAGGAAATTCAGAAGCAAGTAAGCAGCTGTCAGCAGTCGCAGCAAAATACGCAGCAGTTTCTTCATCAGCGTTTATCCGGGACACAAGGAATGCAAATGGGGCAGCCGCAGCCAGGGCGGCAATCCGGGCAACAGCCCCACCAGCAGTTCGGGCAGCAAGCCGGACCGCAGCCGCAATTGCAGCCCCAACCGCAATCTCAGCTCCAACCGCAATCTCAGCTCCAACCGCAATCTCAGCTCCAACTGCAATCTCAGCTCCAACCGCAATCTCAGCCCCAGTTGCAGCCGGGGCAGCACTATATCAGCAAGCCGGTTGTTTTTCCGCATCTGCCTACCTTTGTGCCGCAGCCGATGCCCCCCTCAAACGGGCAGCAAAGCCCGAATTATATGTAA
- a CDS encoding aminotransferase class I/II-fold pyridoxal phosphate-dependent enzyme yields MIKDQQQTAVPAHKSMSDYLSRQAKEIKPSGIRRFFDLVSGRRDVITLGVGEPDFVTPWHVRDACVAALEKGKTQYTSNAGTPELREAIAEYLHSSFGVGYDPANEVLVTVGGSEAIDLALRALIEPGDEILVPEPCYISYSPITSLTGGVPVGVETFAEHSFKLQADSLRAAITPRSKVLILCYPSNPTGGIMTYEDWLPIAKVVEENDLIVISDEIYAELTYGSKHVSFASLPGMRDRTILVSGFSKAFAMTGWRIGYACAHPELLYAMLKIHQYTVMCASNMAQVAALEALRNGMEEMQKMMESYNQRRRLVVKGFREIGLECHEPQGAFYAFPSIKGTGLSSTDFAERLLKEQNVAAVPGDVFGLGGEGHLRCSYATSVAQLNEALERIGNFVHSIKAGNR; encoded by the coding sequence ATGATTAAAGATCAACAGCAGACCGCAGTGCCTGCACACAAATCGATGTCCGATTATTTGTCGCGGCAGGCAAAGGAAATCAAGCCATCGGGAATCCGCCGCTTTTTCGACCTGGTCAGCGGCCGGCGTGACGTCATTACGCTCGGCGTCGGTGAGCCGGACTTCGTGACGCCGTGGCACGTGCGCGACGCGTGTGTCGCGGCTTTGGAGAAGGGAAAAACCCAATACACGTCCAATGCCGGCACGCCGGAGCTGCGCGAGGCGATCGCCGAATATTTGCACAGCTCGTTCGGCGTCGGTTACGACCCCGCAAACGAAGTGCTCGTAACGGTCGGCGGCAGCGAGGCGATTGATCTCGCTCTCAGAGCGCTGATTGAGCCGGGAGACGAAATCCTCGTTCCCGAGCCTTGCTATATTTCCTATTCTCCGATCACCTCGCTTACCGGCGGAGTTCCGGTCGGCGTCGAGACGTTTGCCGAGCATTCGTTCAAGCTGCAGGCCGATTCGCTGCGCGCGGCGATCACACCGCGCTCCAAGGTGCTCATTCTTTGCTATCCGAGCAATCCGACCGGCGGCATCATGACATATGAAGATTGGCTGCCGATAGCCAAAGTTGTGGAAGAGAACGATCTGATCGTCATTTCGGATGAAATCTATGCGGAATTGACGTACGGCTCCAAGCACGTCAGCTTTGCATCGCTGCCGGGCATGAGGGACCGCACCATTCTCGTCAGCGGCTTTTCCAAAGCTTTTGCGATGACGGGCTGGCGGATCGGTTATGCGTGCGCGCATCCGGAGCTGCTCTATGCGATGCTGAAGATCCATCAATATACGGTCATGTGCGCATCGAACATGGCCCAGGTAGCCGCACTTGAAGCGCTGCGGAACGGCATGGAGGAAATGCAAAAAATGATGGAATCGTATAACCAGCGGCGCCGGCTCGTCGTGAAGGGATTCCGCGAGATCGGGCTCGAATGCCATGAGCCGCAGGGCGCATTCTATGCTTTTCCGTCTATCAAAGGGACCGGTTTATCCTCGACCGATTTCGCCGAACGGCTGCTCAAGGAGCAAAATGTAGCCGCCGTTCCGGGCGATGTGTTCGGCTTGGGAGGAGAAGGACATTTGCGCTGCTCCTATGCGACTTCGGTCGCACAGCTGAATGAAGCTCTGGAAAGAATCGGTAATTTTGTGCATAGTATTAAAGCCGGAAACCGGTGA
- a CDS encoding CotH kinase family protein, which produces MSNGQLPIRRIEIKHDDFAELQKDAWTQTFVPVRLEVDGKPYEAKIAYRGGHTLNYSKKSYEIRFEEGLVLHWNAEYDDPSMIRNALSFHFFNEIGVSAPRTRPILLEWNGEPHGVYLEIEAVNSRFFNKRGLGCRSLIYAVNDNANFDLFESETKKRKSSLSEGYEIVIGESRAKQRIVSFVRNVNTLRGTKLSAYLKQRLDTNQYLLWLAGAVLTGNYDGFEQNYALYEEKQAGKYRILPWDYEGTWGRNCYGKQVSSDLVRINGYNRLTARLLSFTVWRKQYCALLRELLDTHFTIEKLSPVIDRMHRRVSDAIRLDYTRNHSYQLFLSEPALIRNYIKERRATILRDLKLLENGKRKQTAGPSETTGSLLTVKI; this is translated from the coding sequence GTGTCCAATGGACAACTGCCGATTCGCCGCATTGAAATAAAGCACGACGATTTTGCAGAGCTGCAAAAAGACGCATGGACTCAAACGTTCGTTCCGGTTCGACTGGAAGTCGACGGGAAGCCTTATGAAGCAAAAATCGCATACCGGGGCGGGCACACGTTAAATTATTCCAAAAAATCATATGAAATCCGGTTTGAGGAAGGATTGGTGCTGCATTGGAATGCGGAATATGACGATCCGTCCATGATACGCAACGCGTTGTCATTCCATTTTTTCAATGAGATCGGTGTTTCTGCCCCACGGACGCGTCCGATTTTACTGGAATGGAACGGCGAACCGCATGGCGTCTATTTGGAGATCGAAGCGGTGAACAGCCGGTTTTTCAACAAGAGGGGACTTGGCTGCAGATCGCTGATTTACGCCGTCAATGACAACGCCAACTTCGACCTGTTCGAATCGGAAACGAAAAAGCGCAAATCCTCGTTAAGCGAAGGATATGAAATCGTGATCGGCGAGAGCAGAGCGAAGCAACGGATCGTCTCCTTTGTGCGTAACGTCAATACGCTGCGCGGCACGAAGCTATCTGCCTATCTGAAGCAAAGACTGGATACGAACCAATATTTGCTTTGGCTTGCGGGAGCCGTTCTGACCGGAAACTATGACGGCTTCGAACAAAATTACGCGTTATACGAAGAGAAGCAAGCGGGGAAATACCGCATTTTGCCATGGGATTATGAAGGGACATGGGGACGCAACTGCTATGGAAAGCAGGTGTCAAGCGATCTGGTGCGCATTAACGGCTACAACCGGCTGACGGCCCGGCTGCTTTCGTTTACCGTTTGGAGAAAACAGTACTGCGCCCTGCTCCGCGAGCTGCTCGATACCCATTTTACGATTGAAAAGCTGTCGCCTGTCATTGACCGGATGCACCGCAGAGTGTCGGACGCGATACGGCTTGATTATACCCGCAATCATTCCTATCAGCTTTTTTTAAGCGAGCCCGCGCTAATTCGCAATTACATCAAAGAACGACGGGCGACGATACTGCGCGACCTTAAACTGCTGGAAAATGGGAAGCGGAAGCAGACCGCCGGCCCGTCCGAAACCACAGGCAGCCTGCTCACCGTGAAAATTTGA
- a CDS encoding MFS transporter, with translation MAYAGKSASRLRQSALHKGDAEGKARSGGTGLDAQAVLLLLVLSLFNTANALSGTFVPVYLWKASQSYALIGWYSFSQFGISGLTFWLAGKWVKQYNKMNTLRLGVALSGCFYLTVLLLGNASRHYYIPLGALNGIAGGFFWLAYNVVYFEITEPNNRDRYNGWAGLLGSCAGIVAPWLSGLIISRSAGTAGYRIIFSVSIVIFAVSVVLSFWLRKRPAEGQYGWFLGVRELRERGNPWRKFVPAIMMQGVREGVFLFLVGLAVYIATRSEQKLGTFTLITSLVALGSFWTVGRWLRPRWRRLSMLVGVIAVTAVILPLLLGGIQYGTLLMFGIGTSLFIPLYMIPMTSSVFDLIGRNEQSARARVEYIVLREAALTAGRLIGLTAYLLVLPQHPTQRAITWLMLGVGAAPIAGWWLIRHYVGERRYAAKRQAERP, from the coding sequence ATGGCTTACGCCGGAAAATCGGCTTCCAGGCTGCGCCAATCTGCGCTGCATAAGGGCGATGCGGAAGGCAAGGCCCGCAGCGGCGGAACGGGACTTGACGCGCAGGCAGTGCTGCTGCTGCTTGTGCTTTCCCTGTTCAACACGGCGAATGCCTTGTCGGGAACGTTTGTCCCGGTCTATTTGTGGAAAGCGAGCCAATCGTACGCGCTGATCGGCTGGTATTCATTCAGCCAGTTCGGCATCAGCGGATTGACGTTCTGGCTGGCGGGCAAATGGGTGAAGCAGTACAACAAAATGAACACGCTGCGCCTTGGCGTCGCATTGTCCGGCTGTTTTTATTTGACCGTCCTGCTGCTCGGAAATGCATCCCGGCACTATTATATTCCGCTAGGGGCATTGAACGGAATTGCCGGCGGATTTTTTTGGCTCGCCTACAATGTCGTTTATTTCGAGATTACGGAGCCGAACAACCGCGACCGCTATAACGGCTGGGCAGGTCTGCTCGGTTCATGCGCGGGAATCGTCGCCCCCTGGCTTTCGGGGCTTATTATTAGCCGGTCGGCGGGAACGGCGGGCTACCGGATTATTTTCAGCGTATCGATCGTCATCTTTGCCGTATCGGTTGTGCTCAGCTTCTGGCTGCGAAAGCGGCCGGCCGAAGGACAGTACGGCTGGTTTCTCGGCGTTCGGGAGCTGCGGGAGCGGGGAAACCCCTGGCGGAAATTCGTGCCTGCCATTATGATGCAGGGTGTCCGCGAAGGGGTCTTTCTCTTTCTGGTGGGGCTTGCGGTTTATATTGCCACCCGCAGCGAGCAGAAGCTGGGTACGTTTACGCTGATCACATCGCTGGTGGCGCTCGGAAGCTTCTGGACGGTCGGCCGCTGGCTGCGTCCGCGCTGGCGCAGGCTGTCCATGCTGGTCGGCGTAATCGCGGTGACGGCGGTTATTTTACCGCTGCTGCTCGGCGGCATTCAATACGGCACGCTGCTCATGTTTGGAATAGGCACTTCGCTATTCATACCGCTCTATATGATTCCAATGACTTCGTCGGTCTTTGATTTGATCGGACGAAACGAGCAGAGCGCGCGGGCGCGTGTCGAGTATATTGTGCTAAGGGAAGCGGCACTGACGGCAGGCCGGCTTATCGGTTTGACCGCCTACTTGCTCGTCCTTCCGCAGCACCCGACTCAGCGTGCGATCACTTGGCTGATGCTCGGGGTCGGTGCGGCGCCGATTGCAGGATGGTGGCTGATCCGGCATTACGTGGGAGAACGGAGATATGCGGCGAAGAGGCAGGCGGAGCGTCCCTAA
- a CDS encoding Lrp/AsnC family transcriptional regulator produces MSELKYKILDLMKEDARRGPELIATMLGVTKEEVEQAIAEMERDHVIVKYAPIVNWSKVDDQRVTALIEVQITPERGRGFEGIAERIYLYPEVKTVYLMSGAYDLLVEVEGKSLKEVANFVSHTLSPIDSVLSTKTFFILKKYKQDGFIFEDNEGDHRLKISP; encoded by the coding sequence ATGAGCGAACTGAAATACAAAATTTTGGATCTTATGAAAGAAGATGCCCGCCGCGGCCCGGAATTGATTGCCACGATGCTTGGCGTAACCAAGGAAGAGGTGGAGCAGGCGATTGCGGAAATGGAGAGGGATCACGTCATCGTAAAGTATGCGCCGATCGTCAACTGGAGCAAAGTCGACGACCAGAGAGTGACCGCTCTTATTGAAGTGCAAATTACGCCGGAACGCGGACGCGGCTTCGAAGGTATTGCCGAGCGCATTTACCTGTATCCGGAAGTGAAAACCGTCTATCTGATGTCGGGCGCGTACGATCTGCTCGTGGAGGTTGAAGGTAAATCGCTGAAGGAAGTGGCCAACTTCGTTTCCCATACGCTATCGCCGATCGATTCGGTGCTTTCTACCAAGACTTTTTTCATTTTGAAAAAATACAAGCAGGACGGTTTCATCTTCGAGGATAACGAGGGTGACCATCGGCTGAAGATATCGCCGTAA